CTATCCAATACGTATCGGATCGCCTCCCGCCTGCGCGACGTCTGGAGGATATGGAAGACGTCGTCATCGGAGAGGGGTGTCGATTCCTCCGCGGCCTCGTCCGGCGGGGATGCCGACTCCGTCTCAGGGTCGCCAGCGGTTGGGCGGTCGGTGATGCTCATACTATCTACTCCGGTGGGGCGAACTGCGACTACCTAAATGTTGTTGTACGTCATGTCGTGAAAAACAGTAAAAGTTGCAATACGTTTCAAAAGTCAGACTGTCGCTGTTAATCGCTCATTAGTCCCATAATCGTATTGTTAGTGGTGTATTGGTGCCCCTAACAGTTTCATAAGGAGATACGATACGGCAAGTCTTCTTGCCAAAGATAGGACATTCATACACTTTTGAACCTCGTCGGTCGTGGCCGTTCAGAACGGCTGATAGCTATGAGCGTTCTCGGTGGAAGACAGCCTCTTCACCCGTTTCAGAGGGGAACCTATCCTCACTGCTGACTGTCTGTTGTTCCCATTCAGCATCCGTCACCAGACAGTCCGCGAGGCTCGTGCGCAGTTGCTGTTCGAGCCCCGCCATTTCGCGCTCGCAACCGTTGTCGTTCGGAGAAGGATGGGCGGTTTCGCCCCCATCGTTGAACCCCGTCCCGATGAAGACGAGTTCCGTCTGTCGGTCGCCAACATCGTCGTCCCACTCGAGTTCGGGTCGGTTAGAACGGTAGAGGTCGCGTTCGAGGTCGGGGAGGTCGGCGATCCAGGGGCCGGCGGCGGTGAGACGACTCGAGGAGCCGGCGTGAGAGAGGGTGAGTTGCATGTCGCTGCTCGCGACCCAGGCGGTTCCCTTGGAGCGGACGACGGATTCTGGAAGCGTTCGGAGGAAGGCAGCGAATCGTTCTGGATGGAAGGGACGGCGCGAGCGGTAGACGATGGAGTCGACGCCGTAGACTTCGTCGGGGTGGCGGTGCTGATGATCGTGCTGTCGCTGTTGGTTGTGGTGCTGGTCGTCGTGTTGGTGCTGGTCGCTGTGTTGGTGCTGGTCGTCGTTCGGACTCTGGCTCCCATCGGCCGCCTCAGCCACACGCTCGAGACTCTCGCGTTCGTCGAGGTTGCCCAGTTCAAACAGGTCCACACCGAGTAACTGATCGGGATCAACCGCGCTGAACTCGGTCTGAATCGTCCGCACGTCGGGCTGGAGTGCTTCGACGAGAGCCGTCGCCTCCGCGAGCTCCGCTGGCTCACAGCGGTCGGCCTTGTTACAGAGAACGATATCGGCGACCTCCAGCTGTTCGATGAGCAGGTCCGACAGCGGGCGGTCGGACTCCGCAGCGGGATCGGTCTCTCGTTCCGGCACGTCTTCCCCACCGAATGTGTCGATGAATAGTCGTGTATCGAGCACCGTGACGATCGAATCGACGTCGTAACTGGCGGCCACGCGCGACGTCGTCGTAAAGAGGCGAGCAACCGGTACCGGTTCGGAGATACCTGAGGATTCGACGATCAGGTGGTCGAACTCCCGGCTCCGGGCCAGGCGGACGACTGCGGTCTCGAGGTCGTCCTGCAATTCACAGCAGAGACAGCCGTTCGACAGTTCGGCGATGCCGTCGTCGACGTCGAGATCAGAGCCCTCGGCGACGAGTTCGGCGTCGACGTTTACCGCACCCATATCGTTGATGAGGACGGCGAGATCACGGTCTCCGGCGTTCTGTAACAGATGATTGAGCAACGTCGTCTTTCCCGCACCCAGGCTGCCAGCCAGAATCGTCACGGGAATCGTCGCGGACATATAGAGAGTGATTGTGTTGCATGGGTTAAGACCCGTCGTCTCGACGGCGCTTCGACGGGCCAATCGCTGGGTGCTGCGATGAAATCTCTCCAGGCACCATCACATTCGCGATGACGTATTTCTGGGATGGAAAGTAATGATAACCTACTTGTGTTAGTGGAATTAAAACGGGGCTACATGCAACAGTGTCCCCGCCGTTCGGTCCTCGGTGGAATCGGTGCGACGATGGCTGCTGCCGTTGCGGGTTCGACCGTCGCCGCGACGGACGAGCGCGCTACCACCGCCTCCACGACGACCGACACGACGTTCGACGACCTGCTCGCGTATCTCCCCTCCTCGATCGCGCAGGACTCGATGGTCCTGACGGCGACGAACTACGACCGGCTGCTCGAGGCCGATCAGCCCCACGATCCGTTCCCGAACGTTGGCACACTCGACCTCGAAGCCGAGGACATCTCGAAGAGCGTCCACGCCACCTCTTACACCGAGGAGTTCACACACCCACTCAAGATCCTCGCAGGGCCCAAACTCGAGGTGGATACGAAATCTCGCGAAACAGACAGCGGACTCGAGTACGAGTTTGCCGATTTCGACGACGATGACGCCGTCGCCGGAACCGATGGCGACGTTATCATTGTGGCCGCCGACGCCGAGACGATCGACGCAGCGATCGATTCCAACGCCGAAGAGGCCGATCGTCTCCTCGACGACGAATCGACGCTCGATGCAGGTCTGTCAGCCTTCGAGGACAGCGACGCGCGCACGGTTCAGATCGGAGACGAACAGTTGATGGCACCGGGAGAGATGGACGCCACGCCGACGTATCTCTCCCACGCCCAGACCGTCCTCGATGTGGACACGATCGAGATGTCGGTCGGACTCGAGTTCGAGGACGAGTCGGACATCACCGACGAGTTGATCGAATCGCTCGAAGCGGAGTTTGCCTACGCCGCAACGACCGACGAGCCGACGGTCGACATCGACGGAACGTTCGTCAGCACGACCGTCGAACGCGACCTCGCTGCCGAACGCGCGGTCAGAGATCACGACAGCCCCGGTCACCTCCGAGTCGACCGCGAGATCGACTTCGACGACGACTACCTCGAGATCGAACTCGGTCGTGGCGATCCGACGCCGGTTGAGGACCTCACCTTCGAGGTCGGCGACGAGGAGTACGACCGTGACATCTGGGCCGACGGTCACGGGAAACTCGAGGAGGGCGACACGATCGTGATGGACATGGACGATGTCGAGCCGAACCTGTCGATCAGGCTGCACCACGATCACGAACTCGGCAGTTCCGGAAGCGGAACGTCGCTCCTCTCTCACTTCCAGTTTACCAGTGAACTCGACGTTGACACCGGCGAACTCGTCGTCACGTACCTGGACGACTTCCCGCTCGACGGTGACCGGGTCCACCTCGCTGCCTACGACGAGCGCCCGCGGTACCGACCTGACGAAGACGCGCCCGAACCGCGCACGACAACGCAACCGTGGCAGGGCGAAGAGCTCACGGAGGGAACGACGGCGACTCTCGACGGCATCGAGCCCGGTGACGAGATTATCGTCGGCTGGGATGGTATCGAACCCAGTGACGGTATCAGCAACCTCCGGGCCCGTCCACCTGGTTCCGCGCGCTTCGAGTACGACTACGAGAACCGGACAGTCGAGGCCACACTCGAGTTCGGAGAACGCCAGCCGCACGCGAAGCCTGGTGTCACAGCAGAGGCAAATGGAGACGACGAAACCGACACTGACGACACCGAACGTCCGGCCGACGACTACGAACTCCTGATCGACGACGAACCGGCTGCCACCCAGTGGGCCGACGAGTACGACACCGTCTCCTCCGGGACGACGGTTAAAATCGACGGCGTCGACGTCGGCACCGAAATCGAAGTCGTCTGGGCTGGCACGGATGCCCGGATCGGCTGGACGCGTGTTCGGCCGTCGGTTCAACTCGAGTACGATGATGGAACGGTCGAGCACGTCGGCGGCGACCCGCTTCCGGCGTCCGAACTCACCGCAGATGTCTGGACAGATGCAGACCGGTTCGAGATGGAACTGGCTGACGAAATCGATGGCACGTTCGAGAAGGGAGAGACGTTCACTGTCGACTCGGATTCAGTTACTACCGATACTGCTGCCAACGATGAGGCGGACGAGCTGGAGTTCGGCGAGATCCGCGAAATCTCGCTTCAGTACGACGCCCACCGTATCGGGTTTGTGCTGCCCGATCGCTAAACACGCTGCGTTCGCGGGTATGGTCGGTTTCTGAAATCAACTCTCTGTCGGCTTTTCCTGCTGGTTTCCAGGGTCTCTTTCGATGTTGATTCGCATGGACTGCAGGTGGGTGTGCTGGTCGCTCTGTGTGTGTGTTGTACTGGTCGCTCTGTGTTTCTCTCGTCCACCGCTTCTGATCTGGTTGGCTTCGTTTAGTTTGGTCTGATTTGGACTGACCAGACAGGTTCGGCTTCGTCTGGTCTCCCTCTCAACAACACGTCGGCAACCACCAACGACCTGTCGGGAGAGGAGTGAAAGTTGAACAGACCAGTACACGGTCCATCGGTACAATACGTTGCAAGCGGTGTGATCCCACGAGGGCGAGATATTTTAGTCTCCGGCCCCGAGCATGACCGACGATGACACTTGCCGACCGAATCGAGTCGTTTCGGGTGACGCTCGAGGAGTGGCTCAGGGGACTCTACCACGGGATGTTCACGCACCCGGCCTACGAGAAAATCGAGCAGGAAGCCGAGGACACTGAGGACGCGTTCATGCTCGCGTGCTTTCCCGACGCCTTCGGCATTCCAAGTCCGGTCTCGTACTACACCGCCGAACTGCTGCCCTACCTCGAAGACGAGTTCAGCGCCTGGGAACGGCGCATGTGGGACCGCCAATCGATCGTCGAGCGCAAGGGCCACCAGTACCACTTCTAACTGCTGATGACTGACTTCGTCTTCTTCGGCGGGAAGGGTGGTGTCGGCAAGACGACCGTCTCCAGTGCGTACGCACTCGAGTGCGCCACGGTGGGCGAGGAGACGCTCGTTGTGTCGACGGATCCGGCCCACAGCACGACCGACGTGTTCGGCCAGCAGTTCAGTGACGAGCCCCAGTCGGTCGAGGGGTACGATGGGCTCTCTGCGATGGAAATCGATCCAGAAGAGGAGGTACAGGACCATCTGCTGGACCTCAAGCGACAGTTAAACTCGCAGCTGTCGGCGGCGATGGTCAACGAGGTGGACATCCAACTCGAGATGGCCCATCAGACGCCGGGAGCGTACGAGGCAGCGCTGTTCGATCGGTTCGTCGACGTGATGCAGAACGCTGAGGCGTACGACAGGGTGGTGTTCGATACGTCACCAACTGGGTCGACGCTGCGGTTGCTCGCGCTGCCGGAACTCCTGGAACAGTGGATCGACCGACTGATGGCAAAGCGTCGGCGAAGTATCGACCTCTACGAGAAGGCTGCGATCGGCAATCAGGAGCCCCGTCGCGTGATGGACGGTGATCCGGTGCTCGCACGATTACAGGGACGCAAGGAGCGGTTCGAATTTGCTGGGGATGTGCTGCGGGAGCAGGCTGCTTTCTACCTCGTGTTAAATCCGGACGAACTCTCGATCCGCGAAACTCGCCGTTCCGTCGAGACGCTTACCGAGGCCGAACTACCCGTTCGCGGACTCGTGGTCAATCGCCTGACCCCTGAACCCGACCCGGACGAAGAGGGACGTGGCGCACGCTACCTTCGCGACCGCGTCGCGACGGAGCGCGACCGTCTAGATCGAATTGACGACGAG
The DNA window shown above is from Natrialba magadii ATCC 43099 and carries:
- a CDS encoding ArsA family ATPase, with product MTDFVFFGGKGGVGKTTVSSAYALECATVGEETLVVSTDPAHSTTDVFGQQFSDEPQSVEGYDGLSAMEIDPEEEVQDHLLDLKRQLNSQLSAAMVNEVDIQLEMAHQTPGAYEAALFDRFVDVMQNAEAYDRVVFDTSPTGSTLRLLALPELLEQWIDRLMAKRRRSIDLYEKAAIGNQEPRRVMDGDPVLARLQGRKERFEFAGDVLREQAAFYLVLNPDELSIRETRRSVETLTEAELPVRGLVVNRLTPEPDPDEEGRGARYLRDRVATERDRLDRIDDEFDVPVVATIETRVEEVRGSILDDVATELEIAGPSADLLNEQVSPDES
- a CDS encoding CobW family GTP-binding protein: MSATIPVTILAGSLGAGKTTLLNHLLQNAGDRDLAVLINDMGAVNVDAELVAEGSDLDVDDGIAELSNGCLCCELQDDLETAVVRLARSREFDHLIVESSGISEPVPVARLFTTTSRVAASYDVDSIVTVLDTRLFIDTFGGEDVPERETDPAAESDRPLSDLLIEQLEVADIVLCNKADRCEPAELAEATALVEALQPDVRTIQTEFSAVDPDQLLGVDLFELGNLDERESLERVAEAADGSQSPNDDQHQHSDQHQHDDQHHNQQRQHDHQHRHPDEVYGVDSIVYRSRRPFHPERFAAFLRTLPESVVRSKGTAWVASSDMQLTLSHAGSSSRLTAAGPWIADLPDLERDLYRSNRPELEWDDDVGDRQTELVFIGTGFNDGGETAHPSPNDNGCEREMAGLEQQLRTSLADCLVTDAEWEQQTVSSEDRFPSETGEEAVFHRERS